A genomic region of Bombus terrestris chromosome 12, iyBomTerr1.2, whole genome shotgun sequence contains the following coding sequences:
- the LOC100642972 gene encoding serine/arginine repetitive matrix protein 2 isoform X5 codes for MSSVQHPNIIHIYEVFENREKMVLVMEYAAGGELYDYLSERKVLTEHEARRIFRQIATAVFYCHKHKICHRDLKLENILLDQVGNAKIADFGLSNVFDEQRLLNTFCGSPLYASPEIVKGTPYHGPEVDCWSLGVLLYTLVYGAMPFDGSNFKRLVKQISQSDYFEPKKPSPASPLIKDMLTVCPARRADIERICTHWWVNEGYEQNCLDIAEDLAAQTPVRLDLLLSLVPQSASAEKLVVGDQQPAAADVPNNVSSETLIPTRCHSVGSLMELDQSGSDRRIRRELIEEEQRTAPIGGDAKRKLETTPSMDETAAADAKRKERPRRKEKRDEPEARMYKSASRHHSAPIPNSITEEAMEVDPMVTVPISKTVDLNKIESTAACLELIKECSERSPSKERSKTPMIHEPEQRPLAVDESRRIPSEDRAVANHDEERLLDERQAKSLDDGHRDESSKRSEVALDQTIARSATPAFEPSNEKTLSGNERFERRSSTAGREESINLEATQREFKKLKEKALSLDSELSNESRDPPAKTFERRRSKIFETAEKFNQMASSVENEKPKKIFIPGVNVGGAKRVFERKASLSSIGTPPPTKCVASKMIIDVPTTDTKKNENSNDKSKPTRIEREEQEEQEQEQEQAEENEEEEKKKEEAKKRAIDIISGAIGKPPVQRRINGSPPISPSSQEPKKLASKISVSTNDSRSTTQSLTTTPTEINFSFDEKTADADGRATVRSTISTEAFDNDNDDGVNDNDDDEPEEPKMSSKMEITLKSATLPRPRKTSKAEISVTGAKPYKVQVPFAFKSELEAKIDAFQPQKLRTQRSEVAFPVAAAVPQTNRSSSLEPESRPRSGAPKERIIPIQMEADHRQSRHSSTTPPPSKPPPMPQRSVSQRSGSLSRQSTADSDTDSALGSTVGPEPIRKSPREYIIPIAVEGGGYVTPRSGSVEPESKAGGTPSTANVPRSRFGRPRRMSSLLSDASEDESPFSSLHRDSEDLLQRHMHRLRSSRPSRQPPEHVDSLSSGEDDDDDGFELLTAENLFSTLLSRVRSLTQRLNVDDNRTTGFPSSRLFGRLGSNSSQALWGLNKPLSSYQTYVETRTVTTRLSESQFRHSLSREGDILSRKDCANTSNPGTPSSPGSHGNASRETIFDVGSNTLPRDKVAREDVEAEATRMKKETQESLEQSFTPSLTRRLGRTLIEQTRRSLTRSPSVSREGRARSAERDASEATAASSSSAAVDRSVSTVSDQSEYKHRSASDRRPIRRSNSLLESATGSLASPRRTVVGLFDDEDDLADHRQPHGRSSFFSTFPRDTVARGNLGRWYNETGGGRASTGRLRKDSFRSYRTDKIQEETSDDAFAADRSGSISEYASTSACDSNTNPLDDDASPTESCTANAVDYKPAYNSDPSSRNLENRLLAAENLIRESKLKNLGSSGGVNLTSSYRDTDKCEKRSLISVAETTGASATSKRRTCIPSLRLRSGSLTREPSAAVDRRKSLADSQDVANLVARTLVPERSLLSKFFKTAANRSENEPTRDKEKQTELEKEKEKPQKSKQRRISRFLRPDFFDTPREESRYAKEKEAQKAAENERRKSRFIKRKSENKDAAAAAAATAVSKTSVPTTTSREGSVETEKKREKELKNEINCRRRDRCSRERETATETTEPVEGSRNGFLHSLEKKLESLRCNDEQRASDREKTTVKSTASDERTLGKEASRERSAPPVDRRLSSASNERVSLERASSVEDLSRPKNPKRNSPKSRVSSVLGLFKTVDPKQLANGARSQTTILAKLKKSPPKVLADLTSVEDATTAPIVGSKIPTKLAANADAKSAKKIGETNKSDKPEKRVSSCESSRRFSSKEGSKQDAKERSASREKESAGERGNWNRDAEQGSTDTRREKPNDDEKRSTEKRSVTMPGNRGKRANRCSLENGASSTEPSRSENAEKKTGKPTKKTCETSESNDSDGVKKKRIVRVAKKVVKKSTVSGGGTGDKSIDKSGDADKTSEGKEKPAKPRTKKKVAGICDNKSSVESKVATGSAKVGNAEENGLGTESGDKSEERAANDHSEEETVETETNNDEPTKIQRDSQRPNRNNLKLDLSKIPQHSFRNATPKRDSPKSDSPSSTANQDLPGKLMECLSKVTHRASIAGNKIIVEKPLRARDVAELKREVTECAKIIESHAESAVNAVQGPPEERKSSTIPSQVSTENDRPITSATTAVTATDYPNDVLSPMDDPESFDSWSISSAELSHARPDLHSPTSPSHSLYARNDNSDNSESVIDRIRRRSFYSRFNDRRRPSLTAPPPGVALPGSATLPRKFSFSGHREHRDRGRYGTGYAGFASAVTSKTGGSGGGGNRYATDKRYGFYSEDGIATIDRRNRSLDRAARYSDTGYVTDLKSPTDHPVVLSSSYDPLRRYLRSPTFDLSASRSRYHSVDFTADPDLATVYRPSASSLSNDSVSLGYSSLPRKYAIGLAEPKTVQYYEELLSPSSADYSPSRRSPTCSEYPTRCENGYYNGNSDVRANAAKRKTCTENARTLELYEDTDPASAASCDERSTEQRRSKGERTTQTKHSLSTSADTTSRCANDHS; via the exons ATGTCGAGCGTTCAACATCCCAACATTATTCACATATACGAAG TGTTCGAGAACAGGGAGAAGATGGTGCTGGTAATGGAGTACGCGGCCGGTGGCGAACTCTACGACTACTTGAGCGAGCGCAAGGTGCTGACGGAACACGAGGCTCGACGAATATTTCGACAGATAGCCACCGCAGTTTTCTACTGTCACAAGCACAAAATCTGTCACCGAGACTTGAAGCTGGAAAACATATTGCTAGATCAGGTTGGGAACGCGAAAATCGCGGATTTTGGCTTGTCGAACGTGTTCGACGAGCAACGACTGTTGAACACGTTCTGCGGCAGTCCGCTCTACGCCAGTCCCGAAATCGTCAAGGGTACCCCGTATCACGGCCCCGAAGTCGACTGCTGGAGCTTGGGTGTTCTTCTCTACACTCTGGTGTACGGTGCCATGCCCTTCGACGGGTCCAACTTCAAACGACTAGTCAAACAGATCTCACAGTCGGACTACTTCGAACCGAAGAAACCGTCGC CCGCCTCCCCTCTCATCAAAGACATGCTGACCGTTTGTCCCGCCAGAAGAGCCGACATCGAAAGGATTTGCACCCATTGGTGGGTGAACGAAGGTTACGAGCAGAATTGCTTGGACATCGCGGAGGACTTGGCGGCTCAAACTCCCGTTCGGTTGGATTTGCTGCTCTCTCTGGTACCGCAGTCGGCGAGCGCGGAGAAACTGGTCGTCGGGGATCAGCAGCCAGCCGCAGCGGACGTTCCGAATAACGTGTCTTCCGAAACTCTGATACCTACCAGATGCCATTCTGTCGGCAGCTTGATGGAACTGGATCAGAGCGGTTCCGATAGACGGATAAGAAGAGAACTGATCGAGGAGGAGCAGAGGACTGCTCCGATCGGTGGCGACGCCAAAAGGAAATTGGAGACCACGCCGTCGATGGACGAAACGGCAGCCGCCGATGCCAAGAGGAAGGAACGACctcgaaggaaagaaaagcgGGACGAACCCGAAGCTAGAATGTACAAATCCGCGTCCAG gCATCACTCGGCGCCTATTCCAAACTCGATCACGGAGGAGGCTATGGAGGTGGATCCAATGGTAACCGTTCCTATTAGCAAGACCGTCGACTTGAACAAGATCGAATCTACGGCAGCTTGTCTGGAATTAATCAAAGAATGTAGCGAGAGGTCACCGAGCAAGGAGAGAAGCAAAACGCCGATGATTCACGAACCGGAACAGCGACCACTCGCGGTAGACGAATCCCGGCGAATCCCGTCGGAAGATCGCGCCGTCGCTAATCACGACGAGGAGCGCTTGCTGGACGAACGGCAAGCGAAATCGTTAGACGACGGACACCGTGACGAATCGTCGAAACGTTCGGAGGTGGCGCTCGATCAAACGATCGCACGTTCCGCGACCCCCGCCTTCGAACCATCGAACGAGAAGACTTTGTCCGGAAACGAGAGGTTCGAGAGAAGGTCGTCGACCGCCGGTCGAGAGGAATCGATCAACCTCGAGGCGACTCAACGAGAGTTTAAGAAGCTGAAGGAAAAGGCGCTCTCTCTCGATTcggaactttccaacgaatCGCGAGACCCTCCTGCGAAGACGTTCGAAAGGAGACGCTCCAAGATATTCGAGACCGCGGAGAAGTTCAATCAGATGGCGTCGAGCGTGGAAAACGAGAAACCTAAAAAGATCTTTATACCCGGCGTGAACGTCGGAGGGGCGAAGCGCGTGTTCGAAAGAAAGGCCAGTCTGTCTTCCATTGGAACGCCTCCGCCTACGAAATGCGTCGCGTCCAAAATGATCATCGACGTTCCTACGACGGATACGAAGAAGAACGAAAATTCGAACGACAAGTCGAAGCCAACGCGAATCGAACGCGAGGAACAGGAGGAGCAGGAGCAGGAGCAGGAGCAGGCAGAGGAAAacgaggaagaagagaagaagaaggaagaggcgAAAAAACGGGCTATCGACATAATAAGTGGTGCGATTGGAAAACCACCTGTGCAAAGGAGGATAAACGGGTCTCCGCCGATTTCACCCTCGAGCCAAGAACCAAAGAAACTCGCGTCAAAGATATCGGTTAGTACGAACGATTCGCGTTCGACCACGCAATCCTTGACCACGACACCCACAGAAATCAACTTCTCGTTCGATGAGAAAACAGCGGACGCGGACGGACGAGCGACGGTAAGATCGACG ATCTCGACGGAAGCGTTCGACAACGATAACGACGACGGCgtcaacgacaacgacgacgacgaaccGGAAGAACCAAAAATGTCCAGCAAAATGGAGATCACTCTAAAGAGCGCGACTCTACCCAGACCGCGAAAGACGAGCAAAGCCGAGATCTCCGTGACGGGTGCGAAACCTTACAAGGTCCAAGTTCCGTTCGCGTTCAAATCCGAACTCGAGGCCAAGATCGACGCGTTTCAGCCACAGAAACTGCGAACGCAACGGTCGGAAGTGGCATTTCCCGTTGCAGCCGCGGTACCGCAGACCAATCGAAGCTCCAGCTTGGAACCGGAAAGCAGACCGAGGAGCGGTGCGCCGAAGGAGAGGATAATTCCGATTCAG ATGGAAGCGGATCATCGGCAGTCGCGACATTCGTCGACCACGCCTCCACCTTCCAAGCCGCCACCGATGCCTCAAAGATCGGTTTCGCAGCGGTCGGGCTCGTTGTCTCGTCAATCGACCGCAGACTCGGATACCGATAGCGCTCTCGGATCGACCGTTGGTCCCGAGCCGATCCGAAAGAGCCCCCGAGAATATATCATTCCCATCGCCGTGGAAGGCGGTGGATACGTGACCCCCAGATCCGGTAGCGTGGAGCCTGAGAGCAAAGCCGGTGGCACACCGTCTACCGCCAACGTGCCCCGCTCCAGATTTGGTAGACCCCGAAGAATGAGCTCACTGTTGTCGGATGCCAGCGAGGACGAATCGCCGTTCTCTTCGTTGCACAG GGACAGCGAGGATCTGTTGCAACGACACATGCATCGATTGAGAAGCTCCCGGCCATCGAGACAGCCGCCGGAACACGTGGACAGTTTGTCCTCCggcgaggacgacgacgacgatggatTCGAATTGTTAACCGCCGAGAATCTATTCTCCACTCTGCTGTCCAGAGTGCGAAGTTTGACACAGAGATTGAACGTGGACGACAATCGTACCACCGGCTTCCCAAGTTCCCGCCTGTTTGGAAGATTAGGATCCAATTCCTCGCAAGCGTTGTGGGGTCTGAACAAACCGCTGTCGAG CTACCAGACGTATGTCGAAACGAGGACCGTGACTAC GCGGTTGTCGGAGTCACAGTTCAGGCATTCGCTCAGTCGAGAGGGTGACATACTCTCGAGGAAAGATTGCGCGAACACGTCGAACCCAGGAACTCCGAGCAGTCCAGGATCGCACGGTAATGCTTCGAGGGAAACGATATTCGATGTCGGCAGTAACACTTTACCAAGAG ATAAAGTAGCACGCGAAGACGTAGAAGCGGAAGCAACGCGAATGAAAAAAGAGACGCAGGAATCGTTAGAGCAAAGCTTCACGCCGAGCTTGACCAGACGATTGGGCAGAACGTTGATCGAGCAAACCAGACGATCGTTGACGAGATCACCGTCCGTTTCGCGCGAAGGCCGGGCCCGTTCGGCCGAGAGAGACGCGTCCGAGGCGACGgcggcgtcgtcgtcgtcggcgGCCGTCGACCGATCCGTCTCCACCGTTTCCGACCAATCCGAGTACAAGCACCGGTCGGCGAGCGATCGACGGCCCATTAGAAGAAGCAACAGCTTACTGGAATCGGCGACCGGATCGCTCGCCTCGCCCCGTCGCACCGTCGTCGGTCTCTTCGACGACGAGGATGATCTCGCGGATCATCGGCAGCCGCACGGTCGTTCCTCCTTCTTCTCCACGTTCCCCAGGGACACGGTGGCGCGTGGCAATCTCGGCAGATGGTACAACGAAACTGGCGGTGGTCGAGCCAGCACGGGCAGACTGCGAAAGGACAGCTTCCGTTCGTATCGTACGGACAAGATTCAGGAAGAGACGTCGGACGACGCGTTCGCCGCCGATAGAAGCGGTTCGATCTCGGAGTACGCATCGACCTCGGCCTGCGACTCCAACACGAACCCGTTGGACGACGACGCTTCGCCGACCGAGTCTTGCACCGCCAACGCGGTCGACTACAAGCCCGCGTACAACTCGGATCCTTCGTCGAGAAACTTGGAGAACAGGTTGTTGGCCGCGGAAAACTTGATCAGGGAATCGAAACTGAAGAACTTGGGCTCGTCCGGCGGCGTAAATCTAACCTCCAGCTACCGAGACACGGACAAATGCGAGAAACGATCGTTGATCTCGGTGGCGGAAACGACCGGAGCTTCGGCAACCTCGAAGCGGCGAACCTGTATCCCCAGCTTGAGGCTGCGATCCGGCTCGTTGACCAGAGAGCCGAGCGCGGCCGTCGACCGGCGAAAATCGTTGGCGGATTCGCAGGACGTGGCGAATCTCGTGGCGCGAACCCTCGTCCCGGAAAGGTCGCTGCTGAGCAAATTTTTCAAGACCGCCGCCAACCGATCGGAGAACGAGCCGACCAGGGACAAGGAGAAGCAAACGGAGctagagaaggagaaagagaagccGCAAAAGTCGAAGCAACGCCGGATATCGCGATTCCTACGGCCGGACTTTTTCGACACGCCCAGAGAGGAGAGTCGTTACGCGAAAGAGAAGGAGGCGCAGAAGGCGGCGGAGAACGAACGCCGCAAGTCTCGGTTCATCAAGCGGAAAAGCGAGAACAAGgacgcggcggcggcggcggcggcgacggCCGTGTCGAAAACCAGTGTGCCAACGACAACGAGCCGAGAAGGCAGCGTCGAGACGGAGAAGAAACGGGAGAAGGAACTGAAGAACGAGATCAATTGTCGGAGAAGGGATCGATGCTCGCGGGAAAGGGAAACGGCGACGGAAACGACAGAGCCGGTCGAAGGTTCGCGAAACGGATTTCTGCACTCGTTGGAGAAGAAGCTGGAGAGTCTTCGGTGCAACGACGAACAGCGCGCGTCGGACCGAGAGAAGACGACGGTGAAATCGACAGCGAGCGACGAGCGAACGTTAGGCAAGGAAGCGTCGCGGGAGCGATCCGCGCCTCCGGTCGATCGTCGTCTATCCTCGGCCTCGAACGAACGCGTTAGCCTGGAAAGAGCGAGCAGCGTGGAGGATCTCTCCCGGCCGAAAAACCCGAAGCGAAACTCTCCGAAGAGCAGAGTCTCTTCCGTGCTCGGTTTGTTCAAGACCGTGGATCCGAAACAGCTGGCGAACGGCGCGCGATCGCAGACCACGATCCTCGCTAAGCTGAAGAAGAGCCCGCCGAAGGTGCTTGCGGATCTTACATCCGTCGAGGATGCGACCACCGCTCCTATCGTCGGTAGCAAGATACCGACCAAGCTGGCCGCCAACGCCGACGCCAAATCCGCGAAGAAGATCGGCGAGACGAACAAATCGGACAAGCCGGAAAAACGCGTCTCCTCGTGCGAATCTTCGAGGCGATTCTCGTCGAAGGAGGGATCGAAGCAGGACGCGAAAGAGAGGAGCGCGTCACGCGAGAAAGAATCGGCCGGGGAGAGAGGTAACTGGAACCGAGACGCGGAGCAAGGATCGACGGATACGAGACGCGAAAAACCAAACGACGACGAGAAAAGATCGACGGAAAAGAGATCCGTGACGATGCCGGGCAACAGAGGTAAACGAGCGAATCGGTGTTCGCTGGAGAACGGCGCCTCGTCCACGGAACCGAGTAGATCCGAAAACGCGGAGAAGAAGACGGGAAAACCGACGAAAAAGACGTGCGAAACGTCGGAGAGCAACGATTCGGACGgcgtaaaaaagaagagaatagtACGAGTGGCGAAGAAGGTGGTGAAAAAATCGACCGTCTCCGGCGGTGGGACCGGCGACAAATCCATCGACAAATCCGGCGACGCGGATAAAACGTCGGAAGGAAAGGAGAAGCCGGCGAAACctcgaacgaagaaaaaggtGGCCGGTATCTGCGACAACAAGAGTTCGGTCGAGTCAAAAGTGGCGACCGGTAGCGCGAAGGTCGGTAACGCGGAAGAAAACGGACTTGGGACGGAATCGGGAGACAAGAGCGAGGAAAGAGCTGCCAACGACCATTCCGAGGAGGAAACGGTCGAGACGGAAACCAACAACGACGAACCGACGAAAATTCAGCGGGACTCTCAACGACCGAACAGGAACAATCTGAAGCTCGATCTGTCCAAGATACCTCAACACTCGTTCAGGAACGCTACGCCCAAGAGAGATTCGCCGAAATCCGATTCCCCGTCGTCGACGGCGAACCAAGATCTGCCCGGCAAGCTGATGGAATGTCTGTCGAAGGTGACGCATCGCGCCAGCATCGCCGGCAACAAGATAATCGTGGAGAAGCCGTTGCGCGCGAGAGACGTTGCCGAACTGAAGAGAGAGGTGACCGAGTGCGCCAAGATCATCGAGAGCCACGCGGAATCGGCGGTGAACGCGGTGCAAGGTCCTCCGGAAGAGAGAAAGTCGAGCACGATTCCTTCGCAGGTTTCGACGGAGAACGACCGGCCAATAACGAGCGCAACTACCGCCGTCACCGCCACCGATTACCCGAACGACGTTCTCTCGCCGATGGACGATCCCGAGAGCTTCGATTCGTGGTCGATCAGCTCGGCGGAATTGAGTCACGCGCGACCGGACTTGCACTCGCCCACGTCTCCGTCCCATTCGTTGTACGCCAGAAACGACAACTCCGACAATTCGGAATCGGTGATCGATCGAATACGCAGACGGAGCTTCTACTCGCGGTTCAACGATAGACGAAGACCGTCGTTGACGGCTCCGCCGCCGGGCGTCGCTTTGCCCGGCAGCGCGACGCTGCCGAGAAAATTCAGCTTCAGCGGACACCGCGAACACCGGGATCGCGGTAGATACGGAACCGGATATGCCGGATTCGCTTCCGCGGTCACCTCGAAGACCGGtggcagcggcggcggcggcaacAGGTACGCCACGGACAAGAGGTACGGTTTCTACAGCGAGGATGGTATCGCGACGATAGATCGTCGTAATCGATCGCTCGACCGAGCCGCTCGCTACTCCGACACCGGCTACGTCACCGACCTCAAGTCGCCGACCGACCACCCGGTCGTACTCTCCTCGTCCTACGATCCTCTCAGAAGGTATCTCAGGTCGCCTACCTTCGACCTGTCCGCCTCCAGATCGAGATATCACAGCGTCGACTTTACCGCGGATCCGGATCTAGCCACCGTGTACAGACCTTCTGCTTCCAGCTTGTCCAACGACTCGGTCAGCCTCGGCTACTCCTCTCTGCCGAGAAAATACGCGATCGGACTCGCCGAACCGAAAACCGTCCAGTACTACGAGGAGTTGTTATCTCCGAGCAGCGCGGACTACTCGCCGTCTAGGAGGTCGCCGACGTGCAGCGAGTATCCGACTAGGTGCGAGAACGGCTACTACAACGGAAATTCGGATGTACGCGCAAACGCTGCGAAACGGAAAACTTGCACGGAGAACGCGAGAACGCTGGAGCTTTACGAAGATACCGATCCGGCTTCAGCCGCTTCCTGCGACGAACGATCCACGGAACAGAGGAG GAGCAAAGGCGAACGTACGACCCAGACGAAACATTCGCTTTCCACGTCCGCTGATACGACCAGCCGTTGCGCCAACGACCACAGTTAA